A single Cucumis melo cultivar AY chromosome 4, USDA_Cmelo_AY_1.0, whole genome shotgun sequence DNA region contains:
- the LOC103495050 gene encoding uncharacterized protein LOC103495050 — protein sequence MDRRHFAILCHLLRIIAGLTLTEVIDVEEMVAMFFHILTHDVKNRVLQRKFMRSGETLSRHFNMVFFVVIRLHDELLKKSQPVPNDCTYQRWRWFEVPKGNYQRNCTYRCNLTINSCDILIVQCDHNYYHLVDVKYPNVEGFLASYRGQRYHLQQWSGAKNAPLTSKEFFNMKHSSAHNVIERVFNILKGREMTNFDITDDIYEVDFTHVTTADDDIHYTENFNEWSQWRDELSEEMFSDWELRNQ from the exons ATGGACCGAAGACATTTCGCCATTTTGTGCCACCTACTAAGGATCATTGCTGGACTAACGTTGACGGAAGTCATCGATGTTGAggagatggtagcaatgttcttcCACATTCTTACACACGATGTGAAAAACCGTGTTCTTCAACGAAAGTTCATGCGGTCGGGAGAGACACTTTCCCGTCATTTCAACATGGTTTTTTTTGTCGTTATTCGACTTCATGACGAGCTTTTGAAAAAATCACAACCAGTGCCTAACGATTGCACATATCAAAGATGGAGGTGGTTTGAG GTGCCCAAGGGTAACTACCAACGAAACTGTACGTATCGATGCAATTTAACAATTAACAGCTGCGACATTTTAATCGTGCAATGTGATCACAACTATTACCACCTGGTTGATGTCAAGTACCCAAATGTAGAGGGTTTTTTGGCATCCTACAGAGGGCAACGCTACCACTTGCAGCAATGGTCTGGTGCTAAAAATGCACCTTTAACATCCAAAGAGTTTTTCAATATGAAGCATTCGTCTGCGCATAATGTAATCGAAAGAGTATTCAATATCTTGAAGGGTCG GGAGATGACAAACTTTGATATAACAGATGACATATATGAGGTTGATTTCACCCACGTGACTACTGCCGACGATGACATACATTACACAGAGAACTTCAATGAGTGGAGTCAGTGGAGGGATGAGCTTTCAGAAGAAATGTTTAGTGACTGGGAGTTGCGTAACCAGTAG